In one Silene latifolia isolate original U9 population chromosome 10, ASM4854445v1, whole genome shotgun sequence genomic region, the following are encoded:
- the LOC141608000 gene encoding uncharacterized protein LOC141608000 translates to MQAIKEKINEYSTMKKVKAELRAEEKEEVEKAEARKEIAKEVRKAKEAEAEMDMHVAKAADVADDHIAKQAAHHRDHRSA, encoded by the exons atgcAGGCTATTAAAGAGAAAATTAATGAATATAGCACCATGAAGAAGGTAAAAGCAGAGCTCAGGGCAGAAGAGAAG GAAGAGGTAGAAAAAGCAGAAGCAAGAAAAGAAATAGCGAAAGAAGTGAGGAAAGCAAAAGAAGCAGAAGCAGAAATGGATATGCATGTTGCCAAGGCTGCTGATGTTGCTGATGACCACATTGCTAAGCAAGCTGCTCATCATCGTGATCATCGCTCCGCCTGA
- the LOC141607209 gene encoding agamous-like MADS-box protein AGL61, whose amino-acid sequence MALKKESRGRQKIKMVKIKNPSHRQVTFSKRRLGLFKKASEICTLCGVEVFIIVYSPGQKIFSFGYPDVDSLVDRFLSRNTSSQMSAGTSIQSEATPQSPNLRDLNSQLTRITDLLEAEKNRGEMFNNMRKSSQCWWEAPIDKLGLQELEMLGASLENLKTNIASLTMFSEKDNNNGIEVPQHFDLKSLEAKVEGFCLPHLVNNFHPPNFC is encoded by the coding sequence ATGGCACTAAAGAAAGAATCAAGAGGTCGTCAAAAAATAAAAATGGTTAAGATTAAAAATCCGAGCCATCGTCAGGTTACCTTCTCTAAGCGTCGTCTAGGCCTCTTCAAAAAAGCTAGTGAAATATGCACTCTTTGTGGAGTGGAGGTGTTCATTATAGTGTATTCCCCAGGCCAAAAAATCTTTTCTTTCGGATACCCTGATGTCGATTCCTTAGTGGATCGTTTCCTTAGTAGAAACACGTCCTCTCAAATGTCCGCGGGTACTTCAATCCAATCTGAGGCTACTCCACAAAGCCCTAATCTACGCGATCTCAATTCACAATTGACTAGGATAACCGATCTTCTGGAGGCCGAAAAAAATAGGGGAGAAATGTTTAACAACATGAGAAAATCAAGTCAATGTTGGTGGGAGGCACCTATTGATAAGCTTGGTTTGCAAGAACTTGAGATGTTGGGTGCTTCATTGGAAAATCTTAAGACGAATATAGCCAGTCTAACTATGTTCTCGGAAAAGGATAACAATAATGGTATTGAAGTTCCTCAACATTTTGACCTTAAGTCTCTTGAGGCCAAAGTTGAAGGATTTTGCCTTCCTCATCTAGTCAACAACTTTCATCCTCCCAACTTTTGCTAA